A portion of the Leucoraja erinacea ecotype New England unplaced genomic scaffold, Leri_hhj_1 Leri_424S, whole genome shotgun sequence genome contains these proteins:
- the LOC129693780 gene encoding sulfotransferase 2B1-like, with product MSELNLEYQGVLFPTHVHSVDSLSYSRDHFQVRDDDLFIATYPKSGTTWMQEIIPLIYNSGDLTPVLTIPNWRRVPWLEQVTGKGLLEERPSPRYMVTHLCHHMMPKTFYSSKAKVIYVARNPKDALVSSYHYHNMATFLDDPGTFEEFIDTFLEGKVMFGSWFDHIRSWWPLKDKDNFLFLTYEEMLKDMRGALVKLGAFVDRPLSEAAMESIANQCKFTNMKQNNMSNYSFVPMEVMDQKKGNFLRKGIAGDWKNHFTAAQTEHFNSVFARRMEGLNFPYYGD from the exons ATGAGTGAGCTGAACCTCGAGTACCAGGGGGTCCTCTTTCCGACCCACGTCCACTCGGTGGACAGCCTGAGCTACAGCCGCGACCACTTCCAGGTGCGGGACGATGACCTGTTCATCGCCACATACCCCAAGTCAG GCACAACATGGATGCAAGAAATAatccctctgatctacaacaGCGGGGATCTGACACCAGTCCTGACCATTCCAAACTGGCGCAGAGTCCCCTGGTTAGAGCAGGTAACCGGTAAAGGCCTACTGGAGGAGAGACCATCACCCCGATACATGGTAACGCACCTTTGTCACCACATGATGCCGAAGACCTTCTACTCATCAAAGGCCAAG GTAATATATGTGGCCCGCAACCCAAAGGATGCCCTTGTGTCCTCTTATCATTACCACAACATGGCCACATTCCTGGATGACCCAGGCACTTTTGAGGAGTTCATTGACACCTTCTTGGAAGGAAAGG TGATGTTTGGCTCCTGGTTTGACCACATTCGGAGCTGGTGGCCGTTAAAGGATAAGGATAACTTCTTGTTTCTAACCTACGAAGAAATGCTGAAG GACATGCGAGGAGCTCTGGTGAAACTTGGGGCCTTCGTTGACAGGCCTCTGAGTGAGGCTGCAATGGAGTCGATTGCAAATCAATGTAAATTCACCAACATGAAGCAGAACAACATGTCCAACTACAGCTTTGTACCCATGGAAGTGATGGATCAAAAGAAAGGCAACTTTTTAAGAAAAG GCATTGCTGGCGATTGGAAGAACCATTTCACCGCAGCCCAGACTGAGCATTTTAATTCCGTGTTCGCCCGCCGAATGGAAGGATTAAATTTCCCGTACTACGGAGACTGA
- the LOC129693777 gene encoding uncharacterized protein LOC129693777, with product MLPDPPSYSSTRCLTAPAIPQPAFPRELSLCTIPFFQEHSASKMDRPNKAKPSNVTGKKKHRKKTKAKQTESKEVKLEKAAREFQRNGSEYRPFLERMDKWLKAHHQQAMQLFCKYDKAGNGLLQYDQFKLGMRDLKIPCVDVQLHVLARLLDPHNSGTIDYVELGSGLDKARPVLSGLLRSICEGNELRGAFLFFPHSPQDIGRAADRIKVLDRQIYTKMAE from the exons atgctgcctgacccgccgagttactccagcactcggtgcttaacagcacctgcaattcctcaaCCAGCTTTCCCACGGGAATTGAGTCTCTGCACAATTCCTTTTTTCCAGGAACATTCCGCGTCTAAAATGGACCGCCCAAATAAAGCAAAACCATCGAACGTCACCGGCAAGAAAAAACACAGAAAGAAGACGAAGGCAAAACAAACAGAGAGCAAAGAG GTGAAGCTGGAAAAGGCGGCAAGAGAGTTCCAGAGGAACGGCAGTGAGTACAGACCCTTCCTGGAGCGCATGGACAAGTGGCTGAAAGCACATCACCAGCAGGCCATGCAACTCTTCTGCAAATACGACAAGGCCGGCAACGGCTTGCTTCAGTATGACCAGTTCAAACTGG GAATGCGGGACTTGAAGATTCCTTGTGTAGATGTTCAGCTGCACGTCCTGGCTAGACTGCTGGACCCACACAACAGCGGGACCATCGACTATGTGGAACTAGGGAGCGGTCTTGACAAAGCCAGGCCAGTACTCTCAGGTCTTTTGAGGTCCATTTGCGAGGGGAATGAACTTAGAGGAGCATTTTTGTTTTTTCCCCACAGTCCACAGGACATTGGGAGAGCAGCCGACAGGATCAAAGTCCTCGATAGACAGATATACACaaaaatggcggagtaa
- the LOC129693781 gene encoding uncharacterized protein LOC129693781: MIEWRSRLDGPNGLILLQFHMKLISDAFFMQRLTFYAFRHDRSSIEDEDNEEDEAGAGEGGDGGPTVSGSREEDTAGGEEGPSLVITKDELTRCPCCRLGVWTPLRVSEARYISLSLRMVSFNGLKSHPGHFHRTVPAHTKVHGLIGQICGHTGIHSTSLGIYREPSTSPQSALPAQLSLEECGLTGGPQHAPTSAFLYYDYSVEFSDCPILNCDHYINFRKL; encoded by the exons atgattgaatggcggagtagacttgatgggccgaatggcctaattctactccaattccaTATGAAACTTATAAGCGAtgctttcttcatgcagagattGACATTCTATGCTTTCAGGCACGATCGGAGCAGCATTGAGGATGAAGACAATGAGGAGGATGAGGcgggagcaggggaggggggcgaTGGTGGGCCAACAGTGAGCGGCTCCAGGGAGGAGGACACAGCCGGCGGGGAAGAGGGACCTTCTCTGGTGATCACCAAGGATGAGCTGACTCGTTGCCCCTGCTGCCGCCTTGGTGTGTGGACCCCTCTCCGAGTGTCTGAGGCCAG GTACATCTCGCTCAGTCTCCGCATGGTCAGCTTCAACGGCCTGAAgtcccaccctggccacttccaccGCACGGTGCCCGCTCACACCAAGGTCCACGGGCTGATCGGCCAGATCTGTGGCCACACCGGCATCCACAGCACCAGCCTGGGCATCTACAGGGAGCCGTCCACCTCCCCACAGTCAGCCTTGCCGGCCCAACTGTCCCTGGAGGAATGTGGATTGACCGGTGGGCCCCAACACGCCCCCACCTCCGCCTTCCTCTACTACGATTACAGCGTTGAGTTCAGTGACTGCCCGATACTAAACTGCGACCACtacatcaacttcaggaagctgtGA